Genomic DNA from Verrucomicrobiia bacterium:
CTCATCCCCCGCTACCTAGAGACCCTGCTCTTCCAACATCTCCAAGAGGCACTCGCCTCAGAGCATGCCGCCCGGCGGATGGCCATGCACAGTGCCACCGACAACGCGAGCGATATCATAGAAAGCCTTCAACTCACTTACAACAGCGTCCGACAGAGCAGCATTACCCAGGAACTTGCAGAAATTACCTCCGGAGCAGTATCACTTCAAACTGACTAACCATGGCTACTAAAACGAAAACCCAAACAACATCTGAGGGAGAGATCTCCCAGATTATCGGTGCGGTTATCGACGTTCGCTTCCAAGGCACGGTCCTTCCTGCTGTTCTTGAGGCGCTTACCGTCACCCACAAGGATGGATCCGAAATTATCCTGGAGGTATCCAGCCACCTGGACCACCAATCCGTTCGCACCATTGCCCTTTCCAGTACCGACGGCCTTCGCCGCGGCGACAAGGTTGTGGCAAGCGGCGCCCCAATCAGCACTCCCGTTGGTGAAGCCGTGCTTGGCCGCATGTTGAATGTGACTGGCGCGCCTATCGACAACAAAGGCGAGGTAAAGACGGACATCCGCTACCCTATCCACCGCCCTGCGCCAGACTTTACCGAACTTACTACCACTACCGAGATCTTTGAGACTGGTATTAAGGTATTGGACCTTATCGCCCCTATTCCAAAAGGTGGAAAAGTTGGCCTCTTTGGTGGTGCCGGTGTAGGAAAGACCGTTCTCATTCAGGAGCTTATCCGCAACATTGCCGCAGAGCATGGCGGGTACTCCGTATTTGCCGGCGTAGGTGAGCGTACCCGTGAAGGGAACGACCTCTACCACGAAATGAAGGACTCTGGCGTTTTGGATAAGACCGCCCTGGTTTTTGGCCAGATGAACGAACCGCCGGGCGCCCGCGCCCGTGTGGCCCTTACCGGTCTCGCCATGGCTGAGTACTTCCGCGACCAAGGCAAGGACCTCTTGCTCTTTATCGACAACATCTTCCGCTTTACCCAGGCAGGCTCTGAGGTATCCGCCCTCCTTGGCCGCATGCCATCTGCCGTTGGGTACCAGCCAACCCTGGCTTCTGAGATGGGTAACCTTCAGGAGCGTATTACGTCTACCAAGACCGGTTCCATTACCTCTGTGCAGGCCGTGTATGTGCCAGCAGACGACCTTACGGACCCAGCCCCCGCCACTACCTTTGCCCACCTGGACTCTACCGTGGTGCTTTCCCGTGCGCTGTCTGAGATTGGTATTTACCCTGCCGTAGACCCGTTGGATTCCACCTCTACCATCTTGGACCCCCGTATTGTGGGCCAAGAGCACTACGATGTGGCCCGTGGCGTACAGAACATCCTCCAGCGCTATAAGGATTTGCAGGATATTATCGCTATCCTTGGTATGGAAGAGCTTTCTGAAGAAGACAAGATTACCGTTGCCCGCGCCCGCCGCATCCAACGCTTCCTTTCCCAGCCGTTCAACGTGGCAGAGGTATTCACCGGTATCCCTGGTGCCTACGTTTCCCTCAAGGACACCGTCCGCTCGTTTAAGGAAATTTTGGATGGTAAGCACGACGATAAGTCAGAGCAAGCATTCTACCTTAAGGGAACTATCGACGAAGTTAAGTAGTCTTTTGCACACCTATGCTCACCGTTGAAATCATCAGTCCCGAAAAGGCCATCCACCGGACAACCGGCGTGGAGGTCATTTTGCCGACTACCGCCGGTGAGCTTGGTATCCGTACCGGGCACCTTCCCCTCTTGGCCCAGCTGAAAAGCGGGACGGTGGTAGTGAAGAAGGAAAATGGCAAAGATGAGATTCTGGCCACCTTCGGCGGCATCGTAGAGGTCTTTGAGAATACCGTGTACCTTATGGTGGACTCCGCAGAACTTGCTGATGACCTGGATGAGCTTAAGGTTCAGGAAGCCATCCACCGGGCTGAGGAGCTGAAGGCTGAGGCTAAGAATACAGGAGACCTCAAGACCGCTTCCGCCATGCTTGCCAAGAACTTTACGCGCCTTAAAGCCGTACGGCGCTTCAAGCACCATGGCCACCATGCCCGGCCTATAAAGGACGAGGAAAAACCAAACTAAACGATTTGAAAAAAGAGGCCCAGGGGGGCCTCTTTTGGTGAGGATAGCTACTCCCTAATGGGAGGATGTGGATTCCCGGAGTTGACTGAGTTTCTGCATGATGAGATAGGGGGGAACCTGGCACTCTTCACACCATCGGGATATTTCGTCCAATTCATTGTCTTGCTCGGCGCCAATTACCTCGGCAAACTGCCATGGTGATGACTCCCTGAACCTTTTTGAGGCTCGGAAACGGCCTTCATACCTCATGGCTGCGCATACGCAGTCACGGATCAGCCCAATAAGCGTCGTGCCAGGCGTTACAACCCAGGGGGCTCCTGGATAGTCCCAGAAAATACCCAGCAAGGCTTGCACTCTAGGTGACCAGATACTTCCTGCGCGCCACATGGAGCCACATACCCCTGCGAGACGCTGCCCCTCTTCAGAACAATCCTCCAGGGCAACCATGTAGAAGGCTACAGTGAGTTCGCCCGGAAAACTGGTCGCTTGTTTTTCGTGAAGTAACTCTCGATATTCATATTGTGTTTTCGCCAATGTCCAACTCCTTTACACGTCCTTTAGCAAACCAAAAAAGGCACCTTTCTACAAGTGCCTATGCCCCGAAGAGGAGGGCCTTCAGTGCTGCCGTATGTTCAGGTGGGGCGGTGTAGTCTTCACTGGCGTTCAAGCTGGAGAGGTCGATAAGCCCCGCTACCACCAAGGGGGCAAGGTCCCGGGCTGCTTCACGGATATCCCCGCCGGCACGGACTATCTCCGGCAAAAGTTCTAGCCACTCCTCCGCATCCCCCTTAGTCACCGGGTAAGCAAACTCAATGGCATCGGTGAGCGGCACCATACGGGATAGGTAGTCCACTGCCTCCATAACATACCGGTTTGGCTCAATGGGCGGCAGGACAGCTGGCACAAAATGAGCGCGTGGACGGACCTTAATGCGTGGTGTCGCATTCGCCAATTCCTTAACGGGAATGTTTTCTTTCTTACAAAAAGCACGGACCTGTGCCGCAAGCTTGCTATCCCCAATAGTAAAATGACGGACAACCTCGGGTTTTTTGCCGGCAATTTCAGCCAAGGCATCATTCAGGGTTGGATACTCATCCGCCCCCATGTATTTCACAACGAACCCTTTCACAAGCAAGCGTTCACGCACGGCCTGCAGGGCTGCACGGTGAAAAATGGCTATGCCCGGCTCCACCTCACGGCGAAACAAGCGACTATCTTCCAAAAGGTAGATAACGCTGTGGCGGGGTTGGCGGACAACGTCGCCAAAGAGCTGGTGTGAAAAAAGAAGGAAAGCCTGCATGTAGCTGTTAGTGTATAGAATTCCTTGGTTTATGCCAGTGCAATTTCATTCCCCTCGCACACCACGAAGCCATCCTTGGCGAGGCCGGCCAGTGCCTCATTGAGACGCTCAGGAGCCTGCCCAGTTTCCTCCAGGAGCTCCACAACTGTTGTACGCGGGTGCTTTGTCACAAATCGGACTACCTGCCCCCGTAGCTGCCTCAGAGAGCCTGTGAAGGTACTCTGTTTTGTGTAGTGTTTGCTCCTGCGGTTGGCGTTGGGGTATTTCTTGGCCAGCCACGAACCGTAATCCATGAGGGCGTAGTACCACTCCCGCGGGTTATCCATGTCCACTGCTTCTTGGATGAGCGGAAAAAGGTCAGCATCGGGCACACCCTCCTTATCTGCAAAAAAGTGGTGAAGAAAGGCTCTCCGTATATTGGTTTCAATCATGACCACAGGCTGGTTAAAAGCAAAAGCCCTGACTGCACCTGCAGTGTAGGGACCAATACCCGGCAAAGCCCTAAGCTCATCCTCCCCTACGGGCATCTGGCCACCATGCTTCTCTACCACTTGCTCCGCCATCCGCTTGGCATTCAAGGCGCGGCGGTTATAGCCAAGTCCCTGCCAGAGCTGCAGCAATGTCTTGGTATCAACAGAAGCAAGCGCTTGCCAGGTGGGCAGAGCGCTTAAAAATGCTTCGTACTTTGGGACAACCCGGTCGGTTTGCGTCTGCTGGAGCATGAGCTCCGAGATGGCAACGGCGTAAGGATCGGCAGTTTCGCGCCATGGGAAAGAACGGCCGTTTTCCCGGTAGTGATTGAGGACGGTCAGGCGAAAATCTTGGACCGTCTCCATGGGCTAGCGACGCTTGCGGACGCTGCGGGGACCAGTAAAGCCGGACGGTGCAGAAATATTCGTAAATGAAATTTCAGGCTCCTCGTTGCGACTACGATCTCCACGCCCACCAAAGCGGTCACGGCCGCCACGGGAGCGCCCGCCACGGTCTCCGCCAGAGCGGAAAACATCGCTCATAACCGTATCGGTACGGTCAGAACGCGGAATGCTGATGCGGATAAGGCGCTCAATAGCCTTCACCTCTTTCCCCTGGTCTGGGGTAGCGAAGGAAATGGCATGCCCACCCTTGC
This window encodes:
- the atpD gene encoding F0F1 ATP synthase subunit beta; amino-acid sequence: MATKTKTQTTSEGEISQIIGAVIDVRFQGTVLPAVLEALTVTHKDGSEIILEVSSHLDHQSVRTIALSSTDGLRRGDKVVASGAPISTPVGEAVLGRMLNVTGAPIDNKGEVKTDIRYPIHRPAPDFTELTTTTEIFETGIKVLDLIAPIPKGGKVGLFGGAGVGKTVLIQELIRNIAAEHGGYSVFAGVGERTREGNDLYHEMKDSGVLDKTALVFGQMNEPPGARARVALTGLAMAEYFRDQGKDLLLFIDNIFRFTQAGSEVSALLGRMPSAVGYQPTLASEMGNLQERITSTKTGSITSVQAVYVPADDLTDPAPATTFAHLDSTVVLSRALSEIGIYPAVDPLDSTSTILDPRIVGQEHYDVARGVQNILQRYKDLQDIIAILGMEELSEEDKITVARARRIQRFLSQPFNVAEVFTGIPGAYVSLKDTVRSFKEILDGKHDDKSEQAFYLKGTIDEVK
- the atpC gene encoding ATP synthase F1 subunit epsilon, with protein sequence MLTVEIISPEKAIHRTTGVEVILPTTAGELGIRTGHLPLLAQLKSGTVVVKKENGKDEILATFGGIVEVFENTVYLMVDSAELADDLDELKVQEAIHRAEELKAEAKNTGDLKTASAMLAKNFTRLKAVRRFKHHGHHARPIKDEEKPN
- a CDS encoding cryptochrome/photolyase family protein, translating into MQAFLLFSHQLFGDVVRQPRHSVIYLLEDSRLFRREVEPGIAIFHRAALQAVRERLLVKGFVVKYMGADEYPTLNDALAEIAGKKPEVVRHFTIGDSKLAAQVRAFCKKENIPVKELANATPRIKVRPRAHFVPAVLPPIEPNRYVMEAVDYLSRMVPLTDAIEFAYPVTKGDAEEWLELLPEIVRAGGDIREAARDLAPLVVAGLIDLSSLNASEDYTAPPEHTAALKALLFGA
- a CDS encoding A/G-specific adenine glycosylase; this encodes METVQDFRLTVLNHYRENGRSFPWRETADPYAVAISELMLQQTQTDRVVPKYEAFLSALPTWQALASVDTKTLLQLWQGLGYNRRALNAKRMAEQVVEKHGGQMPVGEDELRALPGIGPYTAGAVRAFAFNQPVVMIETNIRRAFLHHFFADKEGVPDADLFPLIQEAVDMDNPREWYYALMDYGSWLAKKYPNANRRSKHYTKQSTFTGSLRQLRGQVVRFVTKHPRTTVVELLEETGQAPERLNEALAGLAKDGFVVCEGNEIALA